In Nicotiana tabacum cultivar K326 chromosome 2, ASM71507v2, whole genome shotgun sequence, the following proteins share a genomic window:
- the LOC142172717 gene encoding uncharacterized protein LOC142172717, which produces MAILKGRKSSKMAGKGQGNNDPTSSRGREKGRKGKRRVENNTPSCPPFSEMPMSYPPSHGYTELPQHHEPYTFIQTPSLPSQGHRTIRPTYSPAASQPSASHPHGSHPYISQPHGSHPPMSKPLGSQPLGSQPSVSHPLALHPAMSQSQGSQPSSSSTPSIAGLRLGGISSDPPTPSSHASDTHASDGDDEVVHYDRYGRIIIVPEGDGFRPGNKTTRIITNAIRKLYDGPYATWTDCPFSLKEQIFNQFKSKCVWEDRYSAEVATNFHHKARKRLADAFSDARNKNKRPGWLLENLWNDLQRQWLTTEFLERSEKGKKARASEKGDSLHTGGAISLGTIKRRLEKKYGRPMSHNELFKETHVVKKKKEGDQDRWVEDRASTAYGRYQSNVEEFIRSHPAGESGEPTQPSDEDAERIWLESVGSPKWGKVYELPTKNFHRYKCGMRGIGTSSQGEQLNRERLSAMRETVTKLTSELEAAKERERLRDAQFLGMQAQIRTLLSSGAFPLPLSRESSPEGRPPRDRSSHPARDRSSRPPRDRASRPLQDRSLYRLVDESSSDGDDDIVQNTP; this is translated from the exons atggcaggcaagggtcaaggtaacaatgaccctactagttctcggggtcgagaaaagggtaggaagggaaagaggagggtagaaaataatactccctcttgtccacccttttcagagatgcctatgtcttatcctccatcacacggctatactgagctgccacagcatcacgagccgtacaccttcattcagacacccagtcttccatcacagggccacaggactatacgtccgacatacagtccagctgcctcacagccatctgcatcacatccacatggatcacatccctatatatcacagccacatggatcgcatccaccCATGTCaaagccactcgggtcacagccactcgggtcacaaccatcggtatcacatccacttgcgttgcatccagctatgtcgcagtcacagggatcacaaccatcttcatcatcgactccatctattgcaggccttcgcTTGGGAGGCATtagctctgacccgcctacaccgtcttcacatgcctctgatacacatgcttcggatggtgatgacgaggtagtgcattatgatcgatatggcaggatcatcatagtccctgagggtgatgg gttcaggccgggtaataagactacgaggataatcaccaatgccatcagaaagctttatgatggcccttatgcgacttggactgattgcccattctcactgaaggagcaaatttttaatcaatttaag agcaagtgtgtatgggaagaccgctatagcgcggaagtggctacaaattttcatcataaagctcgcaagagattggcagatgctttctcggatgctagaaacaagaacaagaggcctggctggttacttgagaatttgtggaatgatttgcaaagaCAATGGCTTACCacagagttcttagagaggagcgaaaaaggaaagaaagctcgcgcatccgagaagggagactccttgcacactggaggtgcgatcagcctagggacaataaaaagaagattg gaaaagaagtatgggcgtccaatgagtcataatgagctattcaaggagacacatgttgtgaagaagaagaaagagggggatcaagataggtgggtcgaggaccgggcctcgactgcatat ggtcgctaccaaagtaacgtggaggaattcatccgtagtcatccagctggtgaatcgggtgagccaacccaaccttcggatgaggatgctgaaagaatatggttggagtctgttggcagtccaaaatgggggaaggtatacgagCTTCCAactaaaaacttccatcgctataagtgtggaatgcgaggaatagggacttcctcgcaaggcgagcaacttaatagggagagacTCTCCGCTATGCGagagacagtgacaaagctcacatcagagctagaagcggccaaggaaagagaaagacttagagatgctcaattccttggcatgcaagctcagatcagaactctcctatctagtggagcttttccgttgcccctatctcgtgagtcatctccagagggtcgacctccacgtgatcgttcctcccaccctgctcgtgatcgttcctcccgtcctccccgtgatcgtgcttcccgtcctctacaagaccgttctctatatcgtcttgtagatgaaagttcatcagacggtgatgatgatatTGTACAAaacaccccttga